A genomic region of Synechococcus sp. NOUM97013 contains the following coding sequences:
- a CDS encoding D-alanyl-D-alanine carboxypeptidase family protein codes for MSRAVATRSRKRDNSRDDIPVARRSPSSRPRKRSGMGLGILIGFGLLASASVAALLLIPDLLPFRQLPPVVEGIDEQPGVDGRLLGHFPYDEATIEQLVPVEAGIELHRDAARSLSAMTRAASADGVDLRLLSGYRSQDLQKSIFFDVKSERNQTAMERAKVSAPPGYSEHSTGYAVDLGDGDDPATNLSESFEQTRAFRWLQDHAASYHFTLSFPAVNPQGVSYEPWHWRFEGSADALRLFEPARRLSIGG; via the coding sequence GTGTCGAGGGCTGTCGCCACCCGCAGCAGGAAGCGTGACAACAGCCGCGACGACATTCCTGTTGCTCGCCGCAGTCCATCGTCCCGCCCTCGCAAAAGAAGTGGGATGGGGCTGGGCATCCTGATCGGCTTCGGATTGCTGGCTTCAGCGTCCGTGGCAGCCCTGCTGTTGATCCCCGATCTTCTTCCCTTCCGCCAGTTGCCACCTGTTGTGGAAGGCATCGATGAGCAACCAGGAGTGGATGGACGCTTGCTCGGACATTTCCCTTACGACGAGGCCACCATCGAGCAGCTCGTGCCAGTGGAGGCAGGGATTGAACTGCACCGGGATGCAGCGCGATCGCTTTCAGCCATGACACGTGCGGCGTCCGCCGACGGTGTTGATCTGAGGCTGTTGAGCGGTTATCGCTCCCAAGATCTTCAGAAAAGCATCTTTTTTGATGTGAAGTCTGAGCGCAATCAGACCGCAATGGAACGGGCCAAGGTCTCGGCTCCCCCTGGATATTCCGAACACAGCACCGGTTATGCCGTGGATCTTGGAGACGGCGACGATCCTGCAACCAATCTGTCCGAAAGCTTCGAGCAGACCAGGGCCTTCCGCTGGCTTCAGGATCATGCCGCCAGTTATCACTTCACGCTGTCGTTTCCTGCTGTCAATCCCCAGGGGGTGAGCTACGAGCCTTGGCACTGGCGTTTTGAAGGTTCTGCGGATGCCTTGCGCCTGTTTGAACCAGCCAGGCGTCTTTCCATTGGGGGTTGA
- a CDS encoding U32 family peptidase, producing the protein MSILPELLAPAGDWAALKAAVAEGADAVYFGVEAFNARLRAENFRQDELPQIMRWLHARGVKGFLTLNVLIFTAELQDAAELLDNAWRSGVDALIVQDLGLCLLAQQLVPELGLHASTQMSITSAAGVAQAAAAGCDRVVMARELTLKDLERLQGQLQKRQLAMPLEVFVHGALCVAYSGQCLTSESLGQRSANRGECAQACRLPYQLVVDGIERDLDDQRYLLSPQDLAAWSLVPELVRIGISSFKIEGRLKDAKYVAAVTDVYRRCLDGAVVDPEATEQQLELGFSRGLSTGWLEGIDHPALVHGRWSKKRGPLIGHLSAVQARGWLEVNTDVQPQRGQGLVLEVSAADDGPFQPPREVGGRIMDVQPSGRHRWRLRLGPGRIRLDGLRPGASIWLTSDPQWETTWQRRADRETSPNDTPLALKVHGRCGEPLSLELVSPIPPDGVPLQVSSDVCLEPARDHGLDQRRLDTQLGRLGGTGWRLERVTVDLDPGLFLPLAALNRLRRSLLQRMADVGIVPDPTVQPSTTLAELSTDRRDAVLASCLPGVPDAEPQETSDLVVMVRSLEQLKALQTLDKAVPLRAVVADLEQPRELREAVAIGRGCWPDGLWLTGPKMVRPDERWTLEPLLRASPDGFLVRNADQLELLKGVAPCRGDFSLNVANPLALRWFLEHWGLERVTVSCDLNLQQLLDLSDASPCDRLEVVLHQHMPLFHMEHCLFCALLSDGHDHTDCGRPCEQHTVHLRDRSGVDHALKADLGCRNTLFNGTAQTGVEALPVMQGAGLRHFRLDLLDEDADATRRRVRLYGEALQGRIPSEAVWRQEQIEHRLGVTRGSLQIDRPRSTGSISR; encoded by the coding sequence GTGAGCATCCTCCCGGAACTGCTTGCGCCCGCTGGTGATTGGGCAGCCCTCAAAGCCGCTGTGGCTGAGGGTGCCGATGCGGTCTATTTCGGGGTTGAAGCGTTCAACGCACGACTGCGGGCCGAAAACTTCCGTCAGGACGAACTCCCGCAGATCATGCGCTGGCTTCATGCCAGGGGTGTGAAGGGGTTTCTGACCCTCAACGTGCTCATCTTCACTGCCGAACTGCAAGACGCCGCTGAGCTGCTCGACAACGCATGGCGTTCAGGCGTGGATGCCCTCATCGTTCAAGACCTGGGGCTTTGTCTGCTGGCGCAGCAACTGGTCCCTGAGTTGGGTCTGCATGCATCCACCCAGATGTCCATCACCAGCGCTGCAGGTGTGGCTCAGGCCGCCGCTGCCGGTTGCGACCGGGTGGTGATGGCAAGAGAGCTGACCCTCAAGGATCTGGAACGACTTCAGGGACAGCTGCAGAAGCGCCAACTCGCCATGCCTCTGGAGGTGTTTGTGCATGGTGCGTTGTGCGTGGCTTACTCCGGTCAGTGCCTCACCAGTGAATCCCTGGGACAGCGCAGTGCCAATCGTGGTGAGTGTGCACAGGCCTGTCGTCTGCCTTATCAACTGGTGGTTGATGGCATCGAACGCGATCTTGATGATCAGCGTTATCTGCTTTCACCCCAGGATCTGGCGGCCTGGTCGCTGGTCCCAGAGTTGGTGCGGATCGGGATCAGCAGCTTCAAGATCGAGGGACGTCTCAAGGACGCCAAGTATGTGGCGGCTGTCACCGATGTATATCGGCGCTGCCTTGATGGCGCTGTCGTGGATCCTGAGGCGACCGAACAGCAGCTCGAACTTGGTTTCTCACGGGGTCTCAGCACCGGCTGGTTAGAGGGAATCGACCATCCAGCTCTTGTGCATGGTCGTTGGAGCAAAAAGCGCGGGCCGTTGATCGGACACCTCAGTGCTGTTCAGGCGCGGGGTTGGCTGGAGGTGAACACCGATGTCCAGCCGCAGCGCGGACAGGGTCTCGTGCTGGAGGTGTCGGCTGCTGACGATGGTCCCTTTCAACCGCCCCGGGAGGTGGGTGGACGAATCATGGATGTGCAGCCGTCAGGACGTCATCGCTGGAGGCTGAGACTGGGTCCTGGCCGAATCCGTCTGGATGGTCTCCGGCCAGGTGCATCCATTTGGCTTACCAGTGATCCGCAATGGGAGACCACCTGGCAGCGACGCGCAGACCGTGAGACATCACCCAACGACACCCCGCTTGCGCTGAAGGTGCATGGGCGTTGTGGAGAACCACTTTCTCTGGAGCTGGTCTCACCGATACCTCCGGATGGCGTTCCTCTGCAGGTCAGCAGCGATGTCTGCCTTGAGCCGGCCCGGGACCATGGATTGGATCAGAGACGGCTTGACACTCAGCTCGGCCGTTTGGGGGGCACGGGATGGCGGCTCGAGCGGGTCACTGTTGATCTGGATCCGGGCCTGTTTCTGCCGCTGGCGGCGCTCAATCGCTTGCGTCGATCTTTGTTGCAACGCATGGCGGACGTCGGCATCGTGCCCGATCCGACGGTTCAGCCGTCCACCACGCTGGCTGAACTCTCGACGGACAGGCGGGATGCAGTCTTGGCGTCCTGCCTGCCCGGAGTGCCGGATGCGGAGCCTCAGGAGACTTCCGACCTGGTGGTGATGGTGCGCAGCCTGGAGCAACTGAAGGCGCTGCAGACCCTTGATAAGGCCGTGCCGCTGCGCGCTGTTGTGGCTGACTTGGAACAACCACGTGAATTGCGTGAGGCGGTGGCCATCGGCCGGGGCTGCTGGCCCGATGGTCTTTGGCTGACGGGGCCAAAGATGGTGCGTCCTGATGAACGTTGGACCCTTGAACCCCTGCTGCGGGCCTCTCCTGATGGCTTTCTGGTCCGCAATGCTGACCAGCTCGAGCTTTTGAAGGGAGTTGCCCCATGTCGGGGTGATTTCAGCCTCAATGTGGCGAACCCCCTGGCGCTGCGTTGGTTTCTCGAGCACTGGGGACTGGAACGCGTCACCGTCAGTTGCGATCTGAACCTGCAGCAGTTGCTTGATCTCAGCGATGCCTCACCCTGCGATCGCTTGGAGGTCGTGCTGCATCAGCACATGCCGCTGTTTCACATGGAACACTGCCTGTTCTGCGCGTTGCTGTCCGACGGGCATGACCACACCGACTGCGGCAGACCGTGTGAACAGCACACTGTTCACCTGCGCGACCGCAGCGGGGTGGATCATGCGCTCAAGGCCGATCTCGGCTGCCGCAACACCTTGTTCAACGGCACAGCACAGACGGGCGTTGAAGCCCTGCCTGTGATGCAAGGGGCTGGATTGCGTCACTTCCGACTTGATCTTCTTGATGAGGATGCTGATGCCACCCGTCGACGGGTTCGTCTCTACGGAGAGGCGTTGCAAGGTCGCATTCCTTCTGAGGCGGTATGGCGCCAGGAACAGATCGAGCATCGCCTTGGTGTCACGCGCGGCAGTCTTCAGATTGACCGTCCACGCAGCACCGGATCGATCTCACGTTGA
- the typA gene encoding translational GTPase TypA, protein MSAQQKAIRNIAIIAHVDHGKTTLVDSLLAQSGIFRDNEAVPTCVMDSNDLERERGITILSKNTAVTYNDTRINIVDTPGHADFGGEVERVLGMVDGCLLIVDANEGPMPQTRFVLKKALEQGLRPIVFVNKIDRARVDPETAVDKVLDLFLELGADDDQCDFPYLFGSGLGGFAKPDMKTDSDNMRPLFDAILRHVPPPVGDADKPLQLQITTLDYSDFLGRIIIGRVHNGVIKQGQSASLIKDDGSVKKGRISKLLGFEGLQRVEIEQASAGDLVAVAGFDDVNIGETIACPDEPKALPLIKVDEPTLQMTFVVNDSPFAGKEGKFVTSRQVRDRLQRELLTNVALRVEDTDSPDRFAVSGRGELHLGILIETMRREGYEFQVSQPQVIYRTIDGTPCEPVETLVMDVPEAAVGSCIEKLGTRKAEMQNMETSADGRTQLEFVVPSRGLIGFRGEFIRATRGEGIMSHSFFEYRPMLGEFETRRNGVLIAFEEGTATFYALKNAEDRGQFFISPGTKVYKGMIIGEYNRPQDLEINVCKTKQLTNMRSAGAEELDTLQAPVQMTLERALEYIGPGEMLEVTPESIRLRKLPAKKMAKR, encoded by the coding sequence ATGAGCGCCCAGCAAAAGGCGATTCGCAACATCGCGATCATCGCCCACGTTGACCATGGCAAGACGACCCTGGTCGACTCGTTGCTGGCTCAATCAGGCATCTTTCGTGACAACGAAGCGGTGCCCACTTGCGTCATGGACTCCAACGATTTGGAGCGTGAGCGTGGAATCACCATTCTGTCCAAAAACACCGCTGTCACCTACAACGACACGCGGATCAACATCGTTGACACCCCTGGCCACGCTGATTTCGGTGGTGAGGTCGAGCGTGTGCTCGGCATGGTGGATGGCTGTCTGCTGATTGTTGATGCCAATGAGGGGCCTATGCCCCAGACCCGCTTCGTGCTGAAGAAGGCCCTGGAGCAGGGCCTGCGCCCGATCGTGTTCGTGAACAAAATCGACCGGGCGCGGGTGGATCCTGAAACTGCCGTCGACAAGGTTTTGGATCTCTTCCTTGAGCTGGGCGCTGACGACGATCAGTGTGATTTCCCTTACCTATTCGGCAGTGGCCTGGGTGGTTTCGCCAAGCCCGACATGAAGACGGACAGCGACAACATGCGTCCGCTGTTCGATGCGATTCTGCGCCATGTTCCGCCCCCGGTTGGCGACGCAGACAAGCCCCTGCAACTTCAGATCACCACCCTTGATTATTCCGATTTCCTCGGTCGGATCATCATCGGCCGTGTTCACAACGGTGTGATCAAGCAGGGGCAAAGCGCCTCATTGATCAAAGATGATGGCAGCGTCAAAAAAGGTCGAATCAGCAAACTTCTCGGTTTTGAGGGTTTACAGCGGGTCGAAATTGAGCAGGCATCCGCAGGTGATCTGGTGGCTGTCGCAGGCTTTGACGATGTCAACATCGGCGAAACCATTGCTTGTCCGGACGAGCCCAAGGCTCTGCCTCTGATCAAGGTGGACGAACCCACTCTGCAAATGACCTTCGTGGTCAATGACTCACCTTTTGCAGGCAAGGAAGGCAAATTCGTCACCAGCCGCCAAGTGCGTGATCGCCTGCAACGGGAGCTGCTCACCAACGTGGCCCTGCGTGTGGAAGACACGGATTCGCCGGATCGCTTTGCTGTGAGCGGTCGTGGGGAGCTTCACCTCGGCATTCTCATCGAAACCATGCGTCGTGAGGGTTACGAGTTCCAGGTGTCCCAGCCTCAGGTGATCTACCGCACCATTGACGGCACTCCTTGTGAGCCCGTTGAAACGCTCGTGATGGATGTGCCGGAAGCGGCCGTCGGCAGCTGTATCGAAAAGCTTGGAACCCGCAAAGCTGAGATGCAGAACATGGAAACAAGCGCGGACGGTCGGACGCAGCTGGAATTCGTTGTGCCCTCACGCGGGCTGATCGGTTTCCGCGGCGAGTTCATTCGCGCCACGCGCGGTGAAGGAATCATGAGCCATTCCTTTTTCGAATACCGTCCGATGTTGGGTGAATTTGAGACCCGTCGGAATGGTGTGCTGATCGCTTTCGAAGAAGGCACGGCCACGTTCTATGCCCTGAAGAATGCCGAAGATCGCGGTCAGTTCTTCATCTCTCCCGGCACCAAGGTTTACAAGGGCATGATCATCGGCGAATACAACCGCCCGCAGGATCTGGAAATCAACGTCTGCAAGACCAAGCAGCTCACCAACATGCGTTCCGCCGGTGCGGAAGAACTCGACACACTTCAGGCTCCTGTTCAGATGACGCTCGAGCGAGCACTGGAGTACATCGGCCCTGGCGAGATGCTCGAGGTCACTCCTGAATCCATCCGTCTGCGCAAGCTGCCGGCTAAGAAAATGGCCAAGCGTTGA
- a CDS encoding DUF309 domain-containing protein gives MELFNSGAWYEAHDAFEELWHEQMDPERKLLQAIVQIAVAHVHLERGNTRGCTILLGEGLGRLQPSLPVALGLDLTTLHTVVSDRLSALQSGQDPEVFPPPRLLPAN, from the coding sequence TTGGAGTTATTCAACTCCGGGGCTTGGTACGAAGCGCATGATGCCTTTGAGGAGTTGTGGCACGAACAGATGGATCCGGAGCGAAAGTTGCTCCAAGCCATTGTTCAGATTGCTGTCGCTCACGTGCATTTAGAGCGAGGCAACACGCGCGGATGCACCATCCTTCTGGGTGAAGGCCTCGGTCGTCTTCAACCCTCGTTGCCGGTCGCACTTGGTCTTGACTTGACGACGCTTCACACCGTTGTTTCAGATCGCTTGTCGGCACTGCAATCCGGTCAGGACCCGGAGGTTTTTCCGCCACCCCGCTTGCTCCCCGCGAACTGA
- a CDS encoding LptA/OstA family protein yields the protein MAPQSDAPADDGLITIESDSQSADNVTGVVTATGNVRIVYPTRGMVATSRQAQYFSREGRLVLSGDVDVVQNDGNSISAERVTYDLNDERALAMPSIGGQVRSTMMIRPDNTARTPLTP from the coding sequence ATGGCTCCCCAAAGTGATGCTCCCGCCGATGACGGGTTGATCACCATCGAATCCGACAGTCAGAGTGCCGACAATGTCACTGGAGTGGTGACGGCCACTGGCAATGTTCGCATCGTTTATCCGACGCGTGGCATGGTAGCTACGTCAAGGCAAGCCCAATATTTCAGTCGAGAAGGACGATTGGTGCTCAGTGGTGATGTGGATGTTGTCCAGAACGATGGCAATTCCATCAGCGCTGAGCGGGTGACTTATGACCTGAATGATGAGCGGGCGTTGGCCATGCCCAGCATTGGTGGTCAGGTGCGTTCAACCATGATGATTCGCCCTGACAACACGGCGAGGACTCCTCTCACACCATGA
- the lptB gene encoding LPS export ABC transporter ATP-binding protein codes for MSLSLNRVSLTLGGRPLVKDLTLTLEPGEVIGLLGPNGAGKTTSFNLVIGLLKPDQGEVLMDGHPVASLSMPQRARLGIGYLPQEPSVFRQLTVQENLELVLAQSGLARAQTRERLHQLIDDFHLEPFLNRRGFQLSGGERRRCEVARALAVGLEGPRYLLLDEPFAGVDPLAVADLQQLIHALRQRGMGILITDHNVRETLAITDRAYILTDGSILASGLSEEVASDPLVRRHYLGEGFQL; via the coding sequence ATGAGTCTTAGTTTGAATCGTGTGTCGCTCACTTTGGGTGGGCGCCCGCTGGTGAAAGATCTGACACTCACCCTGGAACCAGGTGAGGTGATCGGTCTGCTTGGACCTAACGGTGCGGGCAAGACCACCAGTTTCAATCTGGTGATTGGTTTACTCAAGCCTGATCAAGGCGAAGTGTTGATGGATGGTCATCCGGTGGCCAGCTTGTCGATGCCACAACGGGCTCGTCTTGGCATTGGCTATCTCCCGCAGGAGCCGAGTGTGTTTCGCCAGCTCACAGTGCAAGAAAACCTTGAGTTGGTGTTAGCGCAGAGTGGCCTTGCCCGTGCACAAACGCGAGAACGACTGCATCAGTTAATCGATGATTTTCATCTTGAGCCGTTTCTGAATCGTCGTGGTTTTCAGCTCTCAGGTGGTGAGCGGCGTCGCTGTGAAGTGGCCCGTGCCTTGGCAGTGGGTCTTGAAGGGCCGCGGTACCTACTGCTCGATGAACCGTTTGCGGGTGTTGATCCCCTCGCTGTGGCTGACCTTCAGCAACTCATTCATGCGCTGAGGCAACGTGGCATGGGAATTCTGATCACGGATCACAACGTCAGAGAAACCCTTGCCATCACAGACCGGGCCTATATCCTCACCGACGGCAGCATTTTGGCGTCGGGACTTTCTGAAGAAGTGGCTTCGGATCCTTTGGTCCGACGTCACTACCTGGGCGAGGGGTTTCAACTGTGA
- a CDS encoding LptF/LptG family permease — protein MWLQQIRAWMRRIPLLDRWLLGELIGPLLFAVAAFTVVSLSLGVMFELVRKIVESGLPVLIAIQVLLQRLPSFLVISFPMATLMATLLAYSRLSANSELTALRSVGVTATRMIAPALVLAVLMTSLTFVFNDVVVPRANRAAEVTLRRALGKAVATEKGDNIVYSRFGRVEQPDGSTSKGLVQLFYARQFRDGTMNGVTVLDFSRPGFTQMLVSKSAQWSKQDAKWEFLNGQILTLTPSGSTTSADFDRYLYPLSAAPIRIAKLPKDANDMTVAEALQAEELLRQAGDIKEARRLQVRIQEKFTLPTACLVFALIGASLGAKPNNRTSRSQGFGISVVLILVYYVLSFSFSSLGVKGTLPPLLAAWSPVLISLAGGGFLLRQASR, from the coding sequence ATGTGGTTGCAACAGATTCGTGCCTGGATGCGACGGATTCCGCTGCTTGATCGCTGGTTACTCGGTGAACTGATCGGGCCGCTTCTCTTCGCTGTTGCGGCGTTCACGGTGGTGTCACTTTCTTTGGGGGTGATGTTTGAGCTGGTCCGCAAAATCGTGGAGTCGGGCCTGCCGGTTTTGATTGCCATTCAGGTGCTTCTGCAGCGCTTGCCCAGTTTTCTGGTCATCTCATTCCCGATGGCAACGCTGATGGCCACATTGCTTGCTTACAGCCGTCTTTCTGCCAACAGTGAGTTGACTGCCTTGCGCAGCGTTGGTGTGACGGCAACACGCATGATCGCTCCTGCGTTGGTGCTGGCCGTGCTGATGACCAGTCTCACCTTTGTTTTCAATGACGTGGTGGTTCCTCGGGCTAATCGTGCCGCCGAAGTCACGTTGCGCAGAGCTCTGGGTAAGGCCGTTGCAACCGAAAAGGGCGACAACATTGTCTATTCACGTTTCGGCAGGGTCGAACAACCCGATGGTTCCACGAGCAAGGGATTGGTTCAATTGTTTTATGCCCGTCAGTTTCGTGATGGGACGATGAATGGTGTGACTGTCCTCGATTTTTCTCGTCCTGGATTTACCCAGATGCTGGTGTCCAAGAGTGCGCAATGGAGCAAGCAAGATGCCAAATGGGAATTCCTCAATGGCCAGATTCTTACTCTGACTCCTTCGGGCAGCACCACTTCAGCTGATTTCGACCGCTATCTCTATCCACTCAGTGCAGCGCCGATTCGCATCGCCAAGCTTCCGAAAGATGCCAATGACATGACTGTTGCAGAGGCTTTGCAGGCCGAAGAGTTGTTGCGACAGGCTGGTGATATCAAGGAAGCTCGGCGTCTGCAGGTGCGGATTCAAGAGAAGTTCACGTTGCCGACTGCGTGTTTGGTGTTCGCCTTGATTGGGGCGAGCCTTGGTGCCAAACCCAACAACCGCACCAGCCGTAGCCAGGGATTCGGCATCAGTGTTGTTTTGATTCTTGTGTACTACGTGTTGAGCTTCAGCTTCAGTTCCCTTGGCGTGAAGGGCACCCTTCCACCACTGCTGGCCGCCTGGTCGCCTGTGCTGATTTCGCTTGCGGGTGGAGGATTCCTACTGCGGCAAGCCAGTCGATGA
- the ccsB gene encoding c-type cytochrome biogenesis protein CcsB yields MSDLGFTGLEAFVSEPVLLLGLLAFGLLLTALPWSFWALSNGQSSSGVRSLIALSNLLLTAQLVLRWWQSGHFPISNLYESLCFLAWACTLTQLLVERNWPSPLVAASATPMGLGCIAFASFALPDQLQQASPLVPALRSSWLVMHVSVIMVSYAALMIGSLLSVAVLLTDRSDALELRSSSIGSGAFRRSSLLATDGGVAIQSSESLELSSVAFSRTEQLDSLSYRTITVGFLLLTVGIISGAVWANEAWGSWWSWDPKETWALICWLVYAAYLHTRLSRGWQGRRPALVASAGLVVIVVCYIGVNLLGIGLHSYGWFFDS; encoded by the coding sequence GTGTCTGATTTGGGATTCACCGGTCTTGAAGCGTTCGTCTCCGAGCCTGTGCTTTTGCTGGGTTTGCTTGCGTTTGGATTGCTTCTGACGGCTCTCCCATGGAGTTTTTGGGCGCTGTCCAATGGTCAAAGTTCAAGCGGAGTGCGTTCGTTGATCGCCCTCTCGAATCTGCTTCTGACTGCGCAGCTGGTGTTGCGTTGGTGGCAGTCAGGTCATTTCCCGATCAGCAACCTCTATGAGTCGCTTTGCTTTCTTGCCTGGGCCTGCACGTTGACGCAGTTATTGGTGGAGCGGAACTGGCCGTCTCCTCTGGTCGCGGCTTCAGCGACACCGATGGGGTTGGGTTGCATCGCTTTTGCCAGCTTTGCCTTGCCTGACCAACTTCAGCAAGCGTCTCCTTTAGTGCCTGCGCTGCGCAGCAGCTGGTTGGTGATGCATGTGAGCGTGATCATGGTCAGCTACGCCGCTTTGATGATTGGTTCACTTTTGTCTGTGGCCGTGTTGCTGACTGATCGAAGTGATGCGCTTGAACTGCGCAGCAGCTCGATTGGTTCCGGTGCTTTCCGTCGTTCGTCTCTTCTCGCCACTGACGGCGGTGTTGCGATTCAATCCTCCGAGTCGCTTGAATTGTCTTCGGTTGCCTTCAGCCGTACAGAGCAGCTCGATAGCCTCAGTTACCGCACAATCACCGTTGGTTTTCTGCTGCTTACCGTCGGGATCATTAGTGGAGCCGTTTGGGCTAATGAAGCCTGGGGTAGCTGGTGGAGCTGGGATCCAAAGGAAACCTGGGCTTTGATCTGCTGGCTTGTTTATGCCGCTTATCTTCATACGCGTCTGAGTCGTGGTTGGCAAGGACGGCGCCCAGCGTTAGTGGCTTCAGCAGGTCTTGTCGTGATTGTTGTCTGCTATATCGGAGTCAATCTTCTTGGCATTGGTTTGCACAGCTATGGTTGGTTCTTCGATAGCTAG
- a CDS encoding homoserine O-succinyltransferase: MALILPPNYHKITAVERNRISWIKPEQAERQDIRPLRIGILNIMPLGKQYEFNLLHPLGLSVLQIEPIWIRLKSHAYKSWDQSHLNELYMSWEEANAERPLDGLIITGAPVEHLDFEEVRYWPELVKLINEAKDMCASTLGLCWAGFAMAYLAGVNKVALEKKLFGVFPMRSLVPGHSLMGTQNDEFLCPQSRHAALPDAAMEAAQRQGRLRLLAHGESVGYTIFETPDQRQLMHLGHPEYTVGRIVAEMERDKARGDVPPPENFDADHPQTLWRSHRNLLFQQWLWFCYQRVSFQA, encoded by the coding sequence ATGGCACTGATCCTGCCACCGAATTACCACAAGATCACCGCTGTCGAAAGAAACCGAATCTCCTGGATCAAACCAGAGCAAGCGGAGAGGCAAGACATAAGACCATTACGAATTGGAATTCTCAATATCATGCCTTTGGGCAAACAATACGAATTTAATTTGCTGCATCCGCTTGGGTTGTCTGTGCTTCAGATTGAACCAATTTGGATTCGTCTGAAGTCTCATGCCTACAAAAGCTGGGACCAATCCCACCTCAATGAACTCTATATGAGCTGGGAAGAGGCCAATGCAGAACGGCCTCTGGATGGTTTAATCATTACAGGCGCCCCTGTTGAGCACCTCGATTTTGAAGAGGTTCGCTACTGGCCGGAACTTGTCAAACTGATCAACGAGGCCAAAGACATGTGTGCCAGCACACTCGGCCTCTGTTGGGCAGGTTTCGCTATGGCCTACCTGGCAGGAGTCAACAAGGTTGCTCTTGAGAAAAAATTGTTTGGCGTATTTCCGATGCGAAGTTTGGTCCCAGGCCATTCACTGATGGGGACTCAGAACGATGAGTTTCTGTGTCCACAGAGTCGACATGCAGCCTTACCCGACGCAGCTATGGAAGCAGCGCAACGACAGGGAAGACTGCGATTACTGGCCCATGGCGAATCGGTTGGGTACACCATCTTTGAGACCCCGGATCAACGGCAACTCATGCATCTCGGACACCCCGAGTACACCGTCGGCAGAATTGTGGCCGAAATGGAACGGGATAAAGCGCGTGGTGACGTGCCACCACCAGAAAACTTTGACGCAGATCATCCCCAAACGTTATGGAGATCCCATCGCAATTTGTTATTTCAACAGTGGCTTTGGTTCTGCTATCAACGTGTGAGCTTTCAAGCCTGA